The DNA region GCGGCGGCCGGTCAAGGGACATCCGTCAAGGATGCCGCGGCCGATAATGCCGGAGGGGCGGCCGTCAAGCCGAGCAGCGTCGAATGGAACATCGCCCAGGTCAACGCCCCTGAGGTTTGGGCCCAAGGCATTGACGGATCGGGAATCGTCGTCGCCAATCTCGACACCGGCGTGGAATACACCCATCCGGCTTTGCGCGCTAAATGGCGCGGGTTCGACGCGTCCGGAAACATCGTCGATCCCGAGCTGAACTGGTACGATCCGCACAGTCACGCCTCGCTGCCGGCGGATACCAACGGGCACGGCACCCACACGATGGGCACGATGGTCGGATCGGAGCCGGACGGCTCGAACCAGATCGGCGTAGCGCCCGGGGCAAAATGGATCGCGGTGCGCATTTTTAACCCGTCGACCACCGACGCCATCATCCTGGACGGCGGGCAATGGCTGCTCGCTCCGGTAGACGCGGAAGGCAACCTCCATCCCGAGCTCGCTCCCGACGTTGTCAACAACTCGTGGGGCGGCGGCTCTGGGCTGGATGAATGGTACCGTCCGGTCGTACAGGCCTGGCGGGACGCCCAGATCTTCCCTGAATTTTCAGCCGGGAACGTAGATGAAGACAATCCCGGAGGGCCCGGTTCCGTCGCCAATCCGGCCAACTATCCGGAGGCATTCGCCACAGGGGCGACGGACATCAACCGCAACCTGGCCGATTTCTCCCTGCTTGGCCCCTCGCCTTACGGCGAGATCAAGCCGGAGGTATCCGCGCCGGGCGTCAACATCCGCTCCTCCGTACCCGGAGGCGGTTATGAAGGCGGCTGGAACGGCACCTCGATGGCCGGCCCGCATACGACCGCGATCGCCGCGCTGCTGCTGCAGGCCAACCATTCGCTGACGGTCGACCAGCTCGAAGAAGTCCTCACCAGCACGGCGACGCCGCGCACGGACAGCCAGTTCCCGAACACGCCGAACAACGGATACGGCCATGGCATCGTCAACGCGCTGGACGCTGTCGGTTCCGTGCTCGAAGGGGTCGGAACGGTGTCCGGCCGGGTCGTCACCGCCGGCGACGATTTCGTAGAACCGGTGCTGGAGCATACTCCCCCTTCTTTAATATATGAAGGTTTCGACGTAACGTTAACCGCCCATGCGGCCGATAATGTCGCCGTGACTTCGGTTGAATTTTACGCCCGGGAGGCGGGAACCGAGCATTATTTATACCTGCCTGCGAAGCGCGTGTCGGGGACGAGCCAGGACGGCGTCTATGAAGCCACCGTCCCGTCCTTCTTGGTCGGAACCGCGGGGCTCGAATATTACATCAGGGTCAGCGATTACGGGGGCAACGGCTTTGATACCGCCCCGTATTCCGTGACCGTGTCGGCCGGGATTCAGCCCGGATACGAGCAGGATTTTGAGACCGGTGTGATCGGGTACGCCTCCGGCGGAACGGGAAACACATGGGCCTGGGGAGCGCCGGTCAGCGGCCCGGGCAGCGCCTATTCGGGGGAAAAAGTGTACGCCACGAACCTGAGCGGCACCTATTCCGCGAACGCCAACTCCTACCTGCTGGCGCCCCCGATCGATCTGACCGGAAGCCCGGAAGGGGCGCTGCTTTCTTTTAAACATTGGTACGATCTTGAAAACAACCGGGATTACGGCACGGTGTATATCGCTTCCGAGGAGAGCGATTACGCTTTCGCGCCGGCGGCCGAATTTACGGGAACGAGCGGCGGCTGGAAGACGCAGTATATCGACCTTCGCCCCTATGCCGGCCAGCAGGTTTATCTGCAATTCAATTTAACGTCCGACGGTTCGGTGCAAAAAGCCGGCTGGTATCTTGACGACCTGTCTCTGCAAGCTCCGGACGACGTGGCTCCGGCGGCTCCCGGCGGGCTTAGCGGTTCCGTCAATTTCGTCGGCAGCGCGGAGCTTTCCTGGTCCGCCCCGGCCGATGAAGACGTGAAGGAATACACCGTATATCGCTCCGTAACTTCGGGAACGGGCTACGAAGCGATCGCCACGACGGCGGAAACGGCTTATACAGACGCTTCCACCGCGACCGGCGCCACGTATTACTACGCCGTCGCCGCAATCGATTACAGCGGCAACGAAAGCGAAAAATCAAATGAAATCGCCCTGACGATCGAACGTCCGGTCAGCCTGTTCAGCGACGATTTTGACGGCGCCGACGACGGCGGCTGGACCCATAGCGGCACGCAGGACGAATGGGAACGCGGCACACCGTCCGCCCCCGGCCCGAGCAGCGCCGTATCTCCCCCGAACGTGTGGGGCACGGATCTCGACGATACCTACGCGAATGGAGCGGATTACTCGCTCGTGTCTCCGGCCATCGATCTGAGCGGGGTGGACAATGCCACGCTGGCCTTCGACCACTGGTTTGAAATCGAAAGCAACTATGATTTCGGATACGTGGAAGCTAGCTCCGACGGCGGTGCGACCTGGGCCCAGCTGGGCAGATTTTCGCACAGCACGAACGGCAAGCAGTGGAGCCCCGTATACTACAGCCTGGACGAGTATGCCGGCGGAGCGGCGAAAATCCGCTTCCGGCTGAAGACGGATAACAGTGTTGCCAAGGCGGGCTGGTATATCGACAACGTTCAGGTGCTCAGCGTAAATACGCCGGCAACGAAGGCTGCCCAAGACGTGGTTGACGAGATCACCCCGCAAAAATCCAAGGCCGACAAACCCGGTCCCGCCTACAAGCTGATCCGCACCACCAAAAGCGAATATAATGCCGCTGTCGGCAAAGCGCAGGGGAGCGGTGAAGTCGGCGTCAGCAGCCTGCCGGCCAGCGCAACCGTGACGGTGGTGGAAACGGGACGTTCCGTGAAAACGGACCCCGCGACCGGAAAATACAGCCTGACCCATGTGGCCGGCAACTATACGCTCAAGGCGGAAGCCTACGGCTATTATCCACAAACACTGCCGGTCTCGATTGAAGATCAGAAGAACGCGAAGGCTAACTTCAATTTGCAGGCGATCCCGAAAGGGCAAATCGCCGGCACGATTAGCGACGAACGCAGCGGCGAGCCGATCGCGGACGCTACCGTAATCGTGCTTGAGGACGCGGCCATCGCCCCGCTGCGCACCGGTGAGGACGGCGGCTTCTCGCTGGAAGTGCTGGAAGGAACGTACACGCTGTCGGTGTCGGCGCGCGACTATTACAGCGGCACAATCACCATAACCGTGCCGCCGGACGGCAGCGCCGACGGATCGCTCGCGCTCAAGCCGTTCATCGGCTTCCCGGGCGAAATCGGCTACGACGACGGCACGGCGGAAAACGCCTGGTCCTTTAACTCCGCAGGCAACGCCTGGGCGGTGCGGATGACGCCGGAATCCGGCGCTGCGCAAGTGACCGGCGCCTCCATCCGGTTCTGGAACGAGGAATGGCCCGTACCGGGCGGAACGGCGTTCCAGTATGCGGTATTCGACGCCTCCGGACCGGACGGCTCGCCGGGCCGCCAGCTGGCAGGACCGTTTGACGGCACGGCGCTGCGCAACGACCGGTGGACGACGCTGGAATTGCCGGAGCCGGTGACGGTCGAAGGCGACTTCTACATCGTCTATATCCAAACGTTGGCGGGCACCAGCGCGCCGGGCCTCGCGGCAGATGAGAACGGTCCGCACGCCGGCCGCAGTTGGCAGCGGGTCAGCGGCGTCTGGAGCCAGACGAAGGAAGAGGACGGCAACTTTATGATCCGCGCCATTGTCCGCTACCCGGTGAACGCGCCGGTGATTACCTCGCCGGCGGCCGGCTCCTTTACGAACCAGCCGACGATTGCCGTAACGGGAACGTCGCCGGCCAATGAAGCGACGATTAAGCTGTACAACGGCACGGAACCGGCCGGTACGGCGACTGTGGAGAACGGGCGGTTCAGCTTGAATACCAAGCTGCATCCCGGCGCGAACGAGCTGAGCGCGGAGGTCGTGGTGAACGGCAAAACGACCGACCGTTCGCTCCCGCGGACGGTGACGCTTGACAGCGACGCACCGCAGCTCGACGTCGTATCGCCGCGGGACGGATTCCGCACCAATTCGGAAGTGCTGAATGTGGCCGGTACCGCCCTAGACGATTATCTGAGCAAGCTGACCGTTAACGGCGCTGAGGTTGCCGCCGGAGACGCAGGCTCCTTCGCCCACCGCATTTTGATAAATGCCGGCGAAAATATCGTTACGGTCACGGCCACCGACCGGGCCGGCAACGAAACGACGGTCACCCGCGCCGTTTATGTCGATCTCGAGCTGCCCGAAATCACGGGCCTCTCCCCGGCCGAAGACGTGCATTTGACCGCCGGTGAACCGCTTACCGTAGCTTTTGACAGCGTTCCGGGACTTGATGCCTCGTTCCGCATCGAGCTGCCGGTGGCGCTGGCGGGAAGCGGCGGCAACGGAATCGCCCTGGAAGAAACCTTCCCGGGGCATTATGAGGGCGTTTATGTCACGCCGGCATCGCTTGTGCTTGACGGCGGAGTGATCGTCGTCAGCGTGCGGGACGAAGCCGGGAACGCCGGCGACTTCCAGGCCCCGGGCCGATTGTTCGTCGCCGCGCCGGGCGGCAACCCGCCGGGTGAAGATCCGGGCGAGGACCCCGGGGAAAATCCCGGGGAAGACCCGGATGACCCCGGGCAAAATCCCCCGGACGACAATTTGGCTCCCAAAGCCGTGATCAAGGCCGCTAATAGCGCGCAGAAGAGAAAGCAGGTTGAATTCGACGGCAGACGTTCCTCGGACGAGGACGGCCGCATCGTCAGCTACAGCTGGCAGTTCGGCGACGGCGGCAGCGCGTCCGGCGCGAAAGTAAAGCATCGCTTTGACCGCGCCGGAACCTACACCGTGACGCTGACGGTCACCGATAATGACGGAGCTACCGGCACCGCCGTTCACACGATCAAAATCAAATAAGCAGAAAAAAAAGGGCGGCC from Paenibacillus macerans includes:
- a CDS encoding S8 family serine peptidase produces the protein MIRFKRFRKNFSLGMSILLVLTFVPATYAENNGAAAKTSLKSNSPHIAEAKIDAKLTTQFKQDDYVTYLVKLKEQTDTASVSKLALHKAAIEKATPSAAKMSARTSVISALRETASRTQFSLDNYLRQEQKSGEVKDYKSYFIVNAMAVTSTKEVLDQIALFPEVEKILPNEERFLDKVEIDKQEAAAGQGTSVKDAAADNAGGAAVKPSSVEWNIAQVNAPEVWAQGIDGSGIVVANLDTGVEYTHPALRAKWRGFDASGNIVDPELNWYDPHSHASLPADTNGHGTHTMGTMVGSEPDGSNQIGVAPGAKWIAVRIFNPSTTDAIILDGGQWLLAPVDAEGNLHPELAPDVVNNSWGGGSGLDEWYRPVVQAWRDAQIFPEFSAGNVDEDNPGGPGSVANPANYPEAFATGATDINRNLADFSLLGPSPYGEIKPEVSAPGVNIRSSVPGGGYEGGWNGTSMAGPHTTAIAALLLQANHSLTVDQLEEVLTSTATPRTDSQFPNTPNNGYGHGIVNALDAVGSVLEGVGTVSGRVVTAGDDFVEPVLEHTPPSLIYEGFDVTLTAHAADNVAVTSVEFYAREAGTEHYLYLPAKRVSGTSQDGVYEATVPSFLVGTAGLEYYIRVSDYGGNGFDTAPYSVTVSAGIQPGYEQDFETGVIGYASGGTGNTWAWGAPVSGPGSAYSGEKVYATNLSGTYSANANSYLLAPPIDLTGSPEGALLSFKHWYDLENNRDYGTVYIASEESDYAFAPAAEFTGTSGGWKTQYIDLRPYAGQQVYLQFNLTSDGSVQKAGWYLDDLSLQAPDDVAPAAPGGLSGSVNFVGSAELSWSAPADEDVKEYTVYRSVTSGTGYEAIATTAETAYTDASTATGATYYYAVAAIDYSGNESEKSNEIALTIERPVSLFSDDFDGADDGGWTHSGTQDEWERGTPSAPGPSSAVSPPNVWGTDLDDTYANGADYSLVSPAIDLSGVDNATLAFDHWFEIESNYDFGYVEASSDGGATWAQLGRFSHSTNGKQWSPVYYSLDEYAGGAAKIRFRLKTDNSVAKAGWYIDNVQVLSVNTPATKAAQDVVDEITPQKSKADKPGPAYKLIRTTKSEYNAAVGKAQGSGEVGVSSLPASATVTVVETGRSVKTDPATGKYSLTHVAGNYTLKAEAYGYYPQTLPVSIEDQKNAKANFNLQAIPKGQIAGTISDERSGEPIADATVIVLEDAAIAPLRTGEDGGFSLEVLEGTYTLSVSARDYYSGTITITVPPDGSADGSLALKPFIGFPGEIGYDDGTAENAWSFNSAGNAWAVRMTPESGAAQVTGASIRFWNEEWPVPGGTAFQYAVFDASGPDGSPGRQLAGPFDGTALRNDRWTTLELPEPVTVEGDFYIVYIQTLAGTSAPGLAADENGPHAGRSWQRVSGVWSQTKEEDGNFMIRAIVRYPVNAPVITSPAAGSFTNQPTIAVTGTSPANEATIKLYNGTEPAGTATVENGRFSLNTKLHPGANELSAEVVVNGKTTDRSLPRTVTLDSDAPQLDVVSPRDGFRTNSEVLNVAGTALDDYLSKLTVNGAEVAAGDAGSFAHRILINAGENIVTVTATDRAGNETTVTRAVYVDLELPEITGLSPAEDVHLTAGEPLTVAFDSVPGLDASFRIELPVALAGSGGNGIALEETFPGHYEGVYVTPASLVLDGGVIVVSVRDEAGNAGDFQAPGRLFVAAPGGNPPGEDPGEDPGENPGEDPDDPGQNPPDDNLAPKAVIKAANSAQKRKQVEFDGRRSSDEDGRIVSYSWQFGDGGSASGAKVKHRFDRAGTYTVTLTVTDNDGATGTAVHTIKIK